The Medicago truncatula cultivar Jemalong A17 chromosome 4, MtrunA17r5.0-ANR, whole genome shotgun sequence genome includes a region encoding these proteins:
- the LOC11420489 gene encoding pentatricopeptide repeat-containing protein At1g71460, chloroplastic, with product MENYSVSSLSQHFPPNHKPNKIFNFKPSSSFKTTHQRKKPKFTIPNKNNNKNNNVKKPFSEEDAFPCSLPLHNKNPISIYKDIKNFARQNKLNEALAILDYVDQNGIPVNATTFSSLIAACIRTNSLSIGKQIHTHIRINGLEKNTFLLTKLVQMYTSCGSLEDALKLFDELPDESSVYPWNALLRGTVVFGGRKKQYIDVVKTYSKMRELGVELNVYSFSSVIKSFAAAPAFYQGLKTHALLIKNGLVDSDILRTCLIDLYFKCGKVKLARRVFEEIPERERDVVVWGTMLSGFSHNRLQREVLEYVKWMVEEGIYPNSVIMTIVLPVIGEVCKRRLGQEVHAFVLKTKSYAEKVPVQSALIDMYCKCGDLSSARAVFYSSPERNVVCWTALMSGYASVGRLEQALRAVIWMQQEGFRPDVVTVATVLPICAQLRALEQGKQIHAYALKHWFLPNVSLSSSLVVMYSKCGVVEYSTRLFGDMEQRNVISWTAMIDSYIENGHLYEALGVIRSMQLSKHRPDSVAMSRMLSVCGELKLLKHGKEIHGQILKRDFTSVHFVSAELINMYGALGDVDKANLVFSAVPVKGSMTWTALIRAYEYNELYQGAIDLFDQMRSDRFSPNPFTFEVILSVCERAGFVNDASKIFNLMPKYKIEASKEHFAIMVRLLTRYGQLEKAQRFAQMSSFL from the coding sequence atggaaaacTACTCTGTTTCTTCTCTCTCCCAACATTTCCCTCCAAACCATAAACCCAACAAAATCTTCAATTTCAAACCTTCTTCATCATTCAAAACAACCCATCAAAGAAAAAAACCCAAATTCACAATCcccaacaagaacaacaacaaaaacaacaacgttaaaaaaccattttcagAAGAAGATGCATTCCCATGTTCCTTACCACTTCAcaacaaaaacccaatttccaTTTACAAAGACATCAAAAACTTCGCACGTCAAAACAAACTCAATGAAGCTCTCGCCATTTTGGATTACGTTGACCAAAATGGTATTCCAGTCAACGCCACAACTTTCTCTTCACTCATTGCTGCTTGTATCCGGACAAATTCACTTTCAATAGGAAAACAAATTCATACCCATATCCGAATCAACGGCCTCGAGAAAAATACGTTTTTgcttacaaaattagttcaaatgTATACTTCTTGTGGTTCATTAGAAGATGCATTGAAGCTGTTTGATGAATTGCCGGACGAGAGTAGTGTGTATCCGTGGAATGCTTTGTTGAGAGGGACTGTGGTTTTTGGTGGTAGGAAAAAGCAGTATATTGATGTGGTTAAGACTTATTCGAAAATGAGGGAATTAGGGGTTGAGTTGAATGTTTATAGTTTTTCGAGTGTTATTAAGAGTTTTGCGGCCGCACCCGCGTTTTATCAAGGGTTGAAGACTCATGCACTTTTGATTAAGAATGGTTTGGTTGATAGTGATATTCTTAGaacttgtttgattgatttgtaTTTTAAGTGTGGGAAGGTTAAGCTTGCACGTCGTGTGTTTGAGGAGATTCCGGAGAGGGAGAGGGATGTTGTTGTTTGGGGAACTATGTTGTCTGGTTTTTCGCATAATAGGTTGCAGAGGGAAGTGTTGGAGTATGTGAAGTGGATGGTGGAGGAAGGGATATATCCGAATTCGGTTATAATGACGATTGTTCTTCCTGTCATTGGTGAAGTTTGTAAAAGGAGGTTAGGTCAGGAGGTTCATGCTTTTGTATTGAAAACGAAATCATATGCGGAGAAAGTGCCAGTTCAATCTGCTTTGATTGATATGTATTGCAAGTGCGGGGATTTAAGTTCGGCGAGGGCTGTTTTTTATAGCTCGCCGGAGAGAAATGTAGTTTGTTGGACAGCTCTTATGTCAGGCTATGCTTCGGTTGGCAGACTAGAGCAGGCGCTGAGGGCCGTAATTTGGATGCAGCAAGAAGGGTTTAGGCCTGATGTTGTGACAGTTGCAACTGTTCTTCCAATCTGTGCTCAGTTGAGGGCTTTGGAACAAGGGAAACAGATTCATGCTTATGCATTAAAACATTGGTTTCTGCCTAACGTGTCTCTGTCTTCTTCGTTGGTGGTAATGTATTCAAAATGCGGCGTGGTTGAATATTCTACAAGGTTGTTCGGCGATATGGAGCAAAGGAACGTGATTTCATGGACAGCCATGATCGATTCGTACATAGAAAATGGACATCTGTATGAAGCACTTGGTGTGATAAGGTCAATGCAGTTGTCAAAACATCGACCGGACTCAGTTGCCATGTCAAGGATGTTGAGTGTTTGTGGTGAGCTAAAGCTTTTAAAACACGGGAAGGAGATTCATGGTCAGATCTTGAAAAGGGATTTTACATCAGTCCATTTTGTTTCTGCAGAACTTATCAATATGTATGGGGCATTGGGGGATGTTGACAAGGCAAATTTGGTGTTTAGTGCAGTACCTGTGAAAGGTTCAATGACATGGACTGCTCTTATAAGGGCCTACGAATATAATGAACTTTATCAGGGTGCAATTGACCTGTTTGATCAGATGAGATCAGATAGATTTTCTCCAAACCCTTTCACATTTGAAGTCATTTTATCTGTATGCGAAAGAGCTGGATTTGTCAATGATGCAAGTAAAATCTTCAACCTAATGcctaaatataaaattgaagcATCTAAGGAACATTTTGCTATAATGGTCCGACTTCTTACTCGATATGGTCAACTAGAGAAAGCTCAGAGATTTGCACAAATGAGTTCTTTTTTGTAG
- the LOC11424763 gene encoding cinnamoyl-CoA reductase 2 — translation MPAYDNTSSVSGGDQTVCVTGAGGFIASWLVKLLLERGYTVRGTVRNPEDPKNGHLKELEGARERLTLHKVDLLDLQSIQSVVHGCHGVFHTASPVTDNPDEMLEPAVNGTKNVIIASAEAKVRRVVFTSSIGTVYMDPNTSRDVVVDESYWSDLEHCKNTKNWYCYGKTVAEQSAWDIAKENQVDLVVVNPVVVLGPLLQPTINASTIHILKYLNGAAKTYVNATQSYVHVKDVALAHLLVYETNSASGRYICCETALHRGEVVEILAKYFPEYPLPTKCSDEKNPRVKPYKFSNQKLKDLGLEFTPVKQCLYDTVRSLQEKGHLPIPPMQEDSA, via the exons ATGCCTGCCTATGATAACACTTCATCAGTCTCCGGTGGCGACCAAACCGTGTGTGTCACCGGTGCTGGCGGGTTTATAGCTTCTTGGCTTGTCAAACTTCTCTTGGAAAGAGGTTACACTGTTAGAGGAACCGTCCGAAACCCAG aGGATCCAAAGAATGGTCACTTAAAAGAATTGGAAGGAGCAAGAGAGAGGTTAACTTTGCATAAGGTTGATCTTCTTGATCTTCAATCTATCCAATCTGTTGTTCATGGTTGCCATGGTGTGTTCCACACAGCCTCTCCTGTCACTGACAACCCT GATGAGATGTTAGAGCCAGCAGTGAATGGAACTAAGAATGTGATTATAGCGTCCGCGGAAGCTAAAGTGCGACGTGTTGTTTTCACTTCATCGATTGGAACGGTCTATATGGACCCAAATACTAGTAGAGATGTTGTCGTTGATGAATCATATTGGAGTGATTTAGAGCATTGCAAGAACACCAAG AACTGGTATTGTTATGGGAAGACAGTGGCTGAACAATCAGCATGGGATATAGCAAAAGAAAATCAAGTTGATTTGGTTGTGGTGAACCCAGTTGTAGTTCTTGGACCATTGTTACAACCAACAATTAATGCTAGTACAATTCACATACTCAAGTACCTTAATGGTGCTGCAAAAACTTATGTGAATGCAACACAATCTTATGTTCATGTTAAGGATGTGGCATTAGCACATCTTCTTGTTTATGAGACAAATTCTGCTTCTGGTAGATACATATGTTGTGAAACTGCTTTGCATCGTGGTGAGGTTGTTGAAATTTTGGCCAAGTATTTTCCTGAGTACCCACTTCCTACCAA ATGTTCAGATGAAAAGAATCCAAGAGTGAAAccttataaattttcaaatcaaaagCTGAAAGACTTGGGATTGGAATTCACACCTGTGAAGCAATGTTTATATGACACTGTTAGGAGTCTACAAGAGAAAGGACACCTTCCTATTCCTCCCATGCAAGAAGACTCTGCTTAA
- the LOC25491183 gene encoding uncharacterized protein isoform X1, whose product MASSDDRDTVVKSLRHLGRKLSKNLASSVDILLELLDKMELLLLNLDQNPPEPIQESLVLPMKTLISDELLKHTDEDVKISVTACLTEIARITAPNDPYDDENMKEFFKLTVAAFENLSHVSGRRYEKALTILEKISKIKIFLIMLDLECDDLVIEMFQQFLRIIRSNHPSSVIESMEIVMTGILDESEDISSDLLRPLLDSVRKENQTISPISWTLGEKVITNCAVKLKPYLMKAVESSGRALNEYAETITSICHNKSESPERNHSMAVQDVENNLDIPKDAPEEPCDVTTGVEMDNTCVRDVQITDETKSDIRSTNAATVDDEVTKSSDSKRKLHSCPTTNSERRNAKTSSETGNLESDQELNSKTQLDTVPRKRARKPNSLMNPEEGYNHSFVHKQSSTRKSSQSNKKAHDDSYALSPSDNPSSRKDKTQSKPETVGEAPVSDLKNVKIAKSAKSKKTCDMSGNGPSIESLDSTKSIRPSNPEGMTKTPEALVSDLKNGKIAKPAKSKKDCDKSSDVPCIESPDSTKGIRTSNPEGMSKTPEALVSESKQGENRKDVPFTKDIIHEGSSTKQRRRRKISSIGDQNDHPNSASILKDDNLNPSHKKTSVESHGVRKKNKSKVRKDSEEKHLKDDNLNPSHKKTSVESHGVGKKNKSKVRKDSEEKHEAPVGKIKLCIKFDGKVVVPPQSIVAKVESEVLCEDEKKHKSSTNTKVENRAEGGSSAQIEVDKRKRKTSTSDKGVNKSSAKKAQESEDLGNSLVGKRIKVWWPLDKTYYEGAVSAYDHVNGKHKVLYDDGVEEQINLKKHRWELADVNVSPDKGRKKRRKSQVEVS is encoded by the exons atggcttcTTCTGATGACAGAGATACAGTAGTGAAGAGTCTTAGACATTTGGGGAGAAAACTATCCAAAAATCTAGCTTCTTCTGTTGATATTCTTCTTGAATTACTTGAT AAAATGGAGCTGTTATTGTTAAACTTGGATCAAAATCCACCTGAGCCAATTCAAGAATCACTTGTACTTCCAATGAAGACACTGATTTCTGATGAGCTTTTGAAACACACAGACGAAGATGTTAAGATTTCAGTCACAGCTTGCCTCACTGAGATTGCAAGAATCACAGCACCAAATGATCCTTATGATGATGAAAATATGAAG GAATTTTTTAAGCTTACAGTAGCAGCTTTTGAAAATTTGTCCCATGTATCTGGCCGCAGATATGAAAAAGCACTTACCATActtgaaaaaatttcaaagatcAAAATATTCTTGATCATGCTGGACCTTGAGTGCGATGACCTGGTTATTGAGATGTTTCAACAGTTCTTGAGAATCATAAG GTCAAACCATCCAAGTAGTGTAATTGAATCAATGGAGATAGTAATGACCGGGATACTCGACGAAAGTGAAGACATTTCCTCGGATCTACTTAGGCCTTTATTAGATAGTGTAAGAAAGGAGAACCAG ACGATTTCACCTATTTCTTGgactttgggggagaaagtAATCACCAATTGTGCTGTCAAACTTAAACCTTATCTCATGAAAGCAGTTGAATCATCAGGCAGAGCTCTCAATGAGTATGCGGAAACAATAACTTCCATTTGCCACAATAAATCTGAATCCCCAGAACGTAATCATTCGATGGCG GTTCAGGATGTTGAGAACAATCTTGATATACCTAAAGATGCTCCTGAAGAACCCTGTGAC GTGACTACAGGGGTTGAAATGGATAATACTTGTGTGAGAGATGTCCAAATTACGGATGAGACAAAGTCGGATATAAGAAGTACCAATGCAGCTACAGTCGACGATGAAGTTACAAAAAGTTCTGATTCAAAAAGGAAACTACATTCTTGTCCAACTACAAACTCCGAAAGACGGAATGCAAAAACTAGTTCTGAAACTGGCAATTTAGAGTCAGATCAGGAACTGAACTCCAAAACTCAGCTGGATACTGTGCCAAGGAAGAGGGCACGTAAGCCTAACTCCTTAATGAATCCCGAGGAAGGCTATAATCACTCTTTTGTTCATAAGCAGTCAAGTACTAGAAAATCATCTCAATCCAACAAAAAGGCTCATGATGACAGCTATGCTCTTTCACCATCTGATAACCCTTCTTCCAGAAAGGATAAGACGCAGTCAAAGCCTGAAACTGTCGGTGAAGCTCCAGTTTCTGATCTTAAAAATGTGAAGATTGCAAAATCGGCTAAATCCAAAAAAACTTGTGATATGAGTGGTAATGGTCCATCTATTGAAAGTCTTGATTCTACCAAGAGTATTAGACCATCAAATCCTGAAGGTATGACCAAAACTCCTGAAGCTCTAGTTTCTGATCTTAAAAATGGGAAGATTGCAAAACCTGCTAAATCCAAAAAAGACTGTGATAAAAGTAGTGATGTTCCGTGCATTGAAAGTCCTGATTCTACCAAGGGTATTAGAACGTCAAATCCTGAAGGTATGAGCAAAACACCAGAAGCTTTAGTTTCGGAATCTAAACAAGGAGAGAATAGAAAAGATGTTCCCTTTACAAAGGATATCATTCATGAAGGAAGCTCTACCAAACAACGCCGGAGAAGGAAAATTAGTAGCATTGGGGATCAAAATGATCACCCTAATTCTGCGTCAATATTGAAGGATGATAATTTGAATCCTTCACATAAGAAGACTTCTGTTGAATCCCATGGTGTTcggaagaaaaataaatctaaagTACGGAAGGATTCTGAAGAGAAACATTTGAAGGATGATAATTTGAATCCTTCACATAAGAAGACTTCTGTTGAATCTCATGGTGTtgggaagaaaaataaatctaaagTAAGGAAGGATTCTGAAGAGAAACATGAGGCACCCGTTGGAAAAATCAAATTATGTATAAAGTTTGATGGAAAAGTTGTCGTGCCTCCTCAATCAATAGTTGCTAAGGTGGAATCTGAGGTTCTTTGTGAAGATGAGAAGAAACACAAGTCGAGTACAAATACTAAGGTAGAAAATAGAGCAGAGGGAGGATCCTCAGCTCAAATAGAAGTCgacaaaaggaaaagaaaaacttcTACTTCTGATAAAGGTGTCAACAAATCATCTGCTAAGAAG gcaCAAGAATCTGAAGACCTTGGTAACTCATTGGTTGGTAAAAGGATCAAGGTCTGGTGGCCATTAGACAAGAC ATATTATGAAGGTGCTGTCAGTGCTTATGATCATGTCAACGGAAAGCACAAGGTGTTGTATGACGATGGCGTTGAGGAACAGATAAATCTCAAGAAACATCGCTGGGAACTAGCTGATGTTAATGTTTCACCAGATAAG GGCAGAAAAAAACGTAGAAAAAGCCAAGTTGAAGTCTCTTAA
- the LOC25491183 gene encoding uncharacterized protein isoform X2 — MASSDDRDTVVKSLRHLGRKLSKNLASSVDILLELLDKMELLLLNLDQNPPEPIQESLVLPMKTLISDELLKHTDEDVKISVTACLTEIARITAPNDPYDDENMKEFFKLTVAAFENLSHVSGRRYEKALTILEKISKIKIFLIMLDLECDDLVIEMFQQFLRIIRSNHPSSVIESMEIVMTGILDESEDISSDLLRPLLDSVRKENQTISPISWTLGEKVITNCAVKLKPYLMKAVESSGRALNEYAETITSICHNKSESPERNHSMAVQDVENNLDIPKDAPEEPCDVTTGVEMDNTCVRDVQITDETKSDIRSTNAATVDDEVTKSSDSKRKLHSCPTTNSERRNAKTSSETGNLESDQELNSKTQLDTVPRKRARKPNSLMNPEEGYNHSFVHKQSSTRKSSQSNKKAHDDSYALSPSDNPSSRKDKTQSKPETVGEAPVSDLKNVKIAKSAKSKKTCDMSGNGPSIESLDSTKSIRPSNPEGMTKTPEALVSDLKNGKIAKPAKSKKDCDKSSDVPCIESPDSTKGIRTSNPEGMSKTPEALVSESKQGENRKDVPFTKDIIHEGSSTKQRRRRKISSIGDQNDHPNSASILKDDNLNPSHKKTSVESHGVGKKNKSKVRKDSEEKHEAPVGKIKLCIKFDGKVVVPPQSIVAKVESEVLCEDEKKHKSSTNTKVENRAEGGSSAQIEVDKRKRKTSTSDKGVNKSSAKKAQESEDLGNSLVGKRIKVWWPLDKTYYEGAVSAYDHVNGKHKVLYDDGVEEQINLKKHRWELADVNVSPDKGRKKRRKSQVEVS, encoded by the exons atggcttcTTCTGATGACAGAGATACAGTAGTGAAGAGTCTTAGACATTTGGGGAGAAAACTATCCAAAAATCTAGCTTCTTCTGTTGATATTCTTCTTGAATTACTTGAT AAAATGGAGCTGTTATTGTTAAACTTGGATCAAAATCCACCTGAGCCAATTCAAGAATCACTTGTACTTCCAATGAAGACACTGATTTCTGATGAGCTTTTGAAACACACAGACGAAGATGTTAAGATTTCAGTCACAGCTTGCCTCACTGAGATTGCAAGAATCACAGCACCAAATGATCCTTATGATGATGAAAATATGAAG GAATTTTTTAAGCTTACAGTAGCAGCTTTTGAAAATTTGTCCCATGTATCTGGCCGCAGATATGAAAAAGCACTTACCATActtgaaaaaatttcaaagatcAAAATATTCTTGATCATGCTGGACCTTGAGTGCGATGACCTGGTTATTGAGATGTTTCAACAGTTCTTGAGAATCATAAG GTCAAACCATCCAAGTAGTGTAATTGAATCAATGGAGATAGTAATGACCGGGATACTCGACGAAAGTGAAGACATTTCCTCGGATCTACTTAGGCCTTTATTAGATAGTGTAAGAAAGGAGAACCAG ACGATTTCACCTATTTCTTGgactttgggggagaaagtAATCACCAATTGTGCTGTCAAACTTAAACCTTATCTCATGAAAGCAGTTGAATCATCAGGCAGAGCTCTCAATGAGTATGCGGAAACAATAACTTCCATTTGCCACAATAAATCTGAATCCCCAGAACGTAATCATTCGATGGCG GTTCAGGATGTTGAGAACAATCTTGATATACCTAAAGATGCTCCTGAAGAACCCTGTGAC GTGACTACAGGGGTTGAAATGGATAATACTTGTGTGAGAGATGTCCAAATTACGGATGAGACAAAGTCGGATATAAGAAGTACCAATGCAGCTACAGTCGACGATGAAGTTACAAAAAGTTCTGATTCAAAAAGGAAACTACATTCTTGTCCAACTACAAACTCCGAAAGACGGAATGCAAAAACTAGTTCTGAAACTGGCAATTTAGAGTCAGATCAGGAACTGAACTCCAAAACTCAGCTGGATACTGTGCCAAGGAAGAGGGCACGTAAGCCTAACTCCTTAATGAATCCCGAGGAAGGCTATAATCACTCTTTTGTTCATAAGCAGTCAAGTACTAGAAAATCATCTCAATCCAACAAAAAGGCTCATGATGACAGCTATGCTCTTTCACCATCTGATAACCCTTCTTCCAGAAAGGATAAGACGCAGTCAAAGCCTGAAACTGTCGGTGAAGCTCCAGTTTCTGATCTTAAAAATGTGAAGATTGCAAAATCGGCTAAATCCAAAAAAACTTGTGATATGAGTGGTAATGGTCCATCTATTGAAAGTCTTGATTCTACCAAGAGTATTAGACCATCAAATCCTGAAGGTATGACCAAAACTCCTGAAGCTCTAGTTTCTGATCTTAAAAATGGGAAGATTGCAAAACCTGCTAAATCCAAAAAAGACTGTGATAAAAGTAGTGATGTTCCGTGCATTGAAAGTCCTGATTCTACCAAGGGTATTAGAACGTCAAATCCTGAAGGTATGAGCAAAACACCAGAAGCTTTAGTTTCGGAATCTAAACAAGGAGAGAATAGAAAAGATGTTCCCTTTACAAAGGATATCATTCATGAAGGAAGCTCTACCAAACAACGCCGGAGAAGGAAAATTAGTAGCATTGGGGATCAAAATGATCACCCTAATTCTGCGTCAATATTGAAG GATGATAATTTGAATCCTTCACATAAGAAGACTTCTGTTGAATCTCATGGTGTtgggaagaaaaataaatctaaagTAAGGAAGGATTCTGAAGAGAAACATGAGGCACCCGTTGGAAAAATCAAATTATGTATAAAGTTTGATGGAAAAGTTGTCGTGCCTCCTCAATCAATAGTTGCTAAGGTGGAATCTGAGGTTCTTTGTGAAGATGAGAAGAAACACAAGTCGAGTACAAATACTAAGGTAGAAAATAGAGCAGAGGGAGGATCCTCAGCTCAAATAGAAGTCgacaaaaggaaaagaaaaacttcTACTTCTGATAAAGGTGTCAACAAATCATCTGCTAAGAAG gcaCAAGAATCTGAAGACCTTGGTAACTCATTGGTTGGTAAAAGGATCAAGGTCTGGTGGCCATTAGACAAGAC ATATTATGAAGGTGCTGTCAGTGCTTATGATCATGTCAACGGAAAGCACAAGGTGTTGTATGACGATGGCGTTGAGGAACAGATAAATCTCAAGAAACATCGCTGGGAACTAGCTGATGTTAATGTTTCACCAGATAAG GGCAGAAAAAAACGTAGAAAAAGCCAAGTTGAAGTCTCTTAA